Below is a window of Agrobacterium vitis DNA.
AAGAGCAGGCTGGAATCGCCGTAGGAATAGAAACGGTAGCCGGTCTCGATCGCATGGGCATAGGCAGCCCGCATGGTTTCAAGTCCGGCAAACGCCGAAACCAGCATGAACAGCGTGGATTTCGGCAGGTGAAAATTGGTCATCAGCACATCCACCGCCTTGAAGCGATAGCCCGGCGTGATGAAAATGCCCGTCGCATCTGACCATGGCATAAGACGGCCATCCTCGCTGGCAGCGCTTTCCAGCAGTCGCAGCGACGTGGTGCCGACACTGACGATCCGCCCGCCCCGCGCTTTGACCGCGTTAAGAGCCGCCGCCGTCTCGGCCGAGACATGGCCGATTTCCTGATGCATTTTGTGGTCGTCGGTATCGTCGGCCTTGACGGGCAGGAAGGTCCCCGCCCCGACATGCAGCGTCACGAAATGGCGCTCGATCCCGGCTTTATCCAACGCCTCGAACAGGGAAGGCGTGAAGTGCAGACCGGCGGTTGGTGCGGCAACCGCCCCCTCTTCCCGCGCATAAATGGTCTGGTAATCGGTGCGATCCTGCCCGTCTTCCGGGCGTTTCGCGGCAATATAGGGAGGCAGCGGGATATGGCCGACACCCGCAATCGCCCGGTCCAGATCAGGACCGGAGGCGGCAAATTCCAGATCGATTTCGCCCGCCTCGCCTTTTTCTGCAACCGTCGCCAATAGGCCGTCAAAGTCGATCACATCGCCTTGCTTGATCCGCTTGCCGGGCCTTGCAAAAGCCTTCCAACGATTGGCGGCAACGCGCATATGCAACGTGCAGGACACCGGCGTGCGCTCGGCCCCTTCCCGGATGCGAACACCCTCCAGCTGGGCCGGAATAACTTTGGTGTCGTTGAAGACCAGCGCGTCGCCGGCCCTAAGGAAAGACGGCAGCTCGAAAACC
It encodes the following:
- the queA gene encoding tRNA preQ1(34) S-adenosylmethionine ribosyltransferase-isomerase QueA, which gives rise to MRVDLFDFDLPDENIALRPASPRDQARFLVVRPDGAPMLEDRRVFELPSFLRAGDALVFNDTKVIPAQLEGVRIREGAERTPVSCTLHMRVAANRWKAFARPGKRIKQGDVIDFDGLLATVAEKGEAGEIDLEFAASGPDLDRAIAGVGHIPLPPYIAAKRPEDGQDRTDYQTIYAREEGAVAAPTAGLHFTPSLFEALDKAGIERHFVTLHVGAGTFLPVKADDTDDHKMHQEIGHVSAETAAALNAVKARGGRIVSVGTTSLRLLESAASEDGRLMPWSDATGIFITPGYRFKAVDVLMTNFHLPKSTLFMLVSAFAGLETMRAAYAHAIETGYRFYSYGDSSLLFRKDK